Proteins from a genomic interval of Acetobacterium woodii DSM 1030:
- a CDS encoding FMN-binding protein — MNKQKTIVLPLVSAIFIIGIFFGACYLSDVNNYKKAVANITIAEVDLSKIPDGVYDGSYNVGFIAAKVRVTVSNGIIQNIKLVEHKNEQGSSAEVIADNIVKEQKINVNTISGATNSSRVIKKAVENALLQP; from the coding sequence ATGAATAAGCAAAAAACGATAGTGTTACCATTAGTCAGTGCTATTTTTATTATCGGAATCTTTTTTGGGGCATGTTACCTTAGTGATGTAAACAACTATAAAAAAGCGGTTGCTAATATTACGATTGCTGAGGTTGATCTTTCCAAAATCCCGGATGGTGTTTACGATGGTTCATATAATGTCGGATTTATTGCAGCGAAGGTTAGGGTTACCGTTTCGAATGGTATCATTCAAAATATTAAACTGGTTGAACATAAAAATGAGCAGGGTTCTTCGGCCGAGGTGATTGCCGATAACATTGTTAAAGAACAAAAAATTAATGTGAATACCATCTCGGGAGCGACCAATTCAAGCCGAGTTATAAAAAAAGCCGTGGAAAATGCACTGCTTCAACCGTGA
- a CDS encoding TetR/AcrR family transcriptional regulator, with product MGRRKKELTEFNRDSIIKIAETLFAKNGVENTTMNDIAKAAEYSKATLYVYFENKEEIVNCIILKSMKMLYDRIDTATQTGNDLLSRYYGICNELTAYCDEYPLYFQTILQEINVDVNNQATPPVFREIFELGEQINDLIGAFFKAGIKDGVFRADLKIPETVFIFWASLSGIILMAWNKQQYIEQTMETTKADFLTYSFDTLLNSILKEKNYE from the coding sequence ATGGGCAGGCGAAAAAAAGAATTAACAGAATTTAACCGGGACAGCATCATCAAAATTGCGGAAACACTTTTCGCAAAAAACGGCGTTGAAAATACAACCATGAACGATATTGCCAAAGCAGCAGAATACAGTAAAGCGACTTTATATGTGTATTTTGAAAATAAAGAGGAAATTGTTAATTGTATTATCTTAAAAAGTATGAAAATGCTTTATGATCGCATCGACACGGCAACGCAAACAGGGAACGACCTACTGAGCAGGTATTATGGCATCTGCAATGAATTAACGGCTTATTGTGATGAATATCCGTTATATTTTCAAACGATACTTCAGGAAATCAATGTCGACGTCAATAATCAAGCGACACCGCCAGTCTTTCGGGAAATATTTGAGTTGGGAGAGCAAATCAATGATTTAATCGGGGCGTTTTTTAAAGCTGGGATTAAAGATGGGGTTTTTCGCGCGGATCTTAAAATTCCCGAAACCGTGTTTATTTTCTGGGCCAGTCTGTCAGGGATTATTTTGATGGCCTGGAACAAACAGCAATATATTGAACAAACGATGGAAACGACAAAAGCGGATTTTTTGACCTATAGTTTTGATACCCTGTTGAATTCAATTTTGAAAGAGAAAAATTATGAATAA
- a CDS encoding APC family permease has protein sequence MKTTKKLGLMSAISVCIGLIVATSCLLMLGQGMGLAGGEFVICLAVVVFLNIMLALTFGELHAIMPKVEGGLGQYTLVGLGPVASIISNISAYVITTILACSVEMAMCGMVLNQLFLPMIPSPVISVILLSGLFIINYHGVDLFAKVQTTVVVLLMASLILLGIISFFNLGTGEVITAAQQTAPAVSGINGIVSLSALAFWLFIGIEFVIPIAKDLKNPKRDVTLAMVLGLVILFVVQSLLGVGMTHYVTLEQLASVPLPHMLFAENLLGDFGMYWMGIVTLLAGISTANTVLGSVTRILCGMAQDEMMPKIFAKKNKNNTPVAGLVLIFIGNFVLLVTGFTESSGLANMLLAASCFWLTSYILVNITVLILRKRYPDAKGRNKKLVFFGIPQIICIVGDVFMIWHIAEGDARILIYKIFFGLFAALIVYAVGWVKFIKKMPMFKTADINELNLQSEEAEQSIRIIDPSLA, from the coding sequence ATGAAAACTACAAAAAAATTGGGATTAATGAGCGCCATTTCCGTGTGTATTGGTTTAATTGTGGCAACAAGTTGTTTATTGATGTTGGGCCAGGGAATGGGACTGGCTGGTGGCGAGTTTGTTATTTGTCTGGCGGTTGTGGTATTTTTAAATATCATGTTGGCTTTGACTTTTGGAGAACTGCATGCGATTATGCCGAAAGTGGAAGGTGGCTTGGGACAATACACATTAGTGGGACTTGGGCCAGTTGCTTCGATTATATCAAACATCTCTGCGTATGTGATTACCACCATTTTAGCCTGTTCGGTTGAAATGGCAATGTGTGGGATGGTTTTGAATCAATTGTTTTTACCGATGATTCCTTCGCCGGTTATCAGTGTAATTTTATTAAGTGGACTTTTTATCATTAACTATCATGGCGTCGATCTATTTGCTAAAGTTCAAACGACGGTTGTGGTGTTACTAATGGCATCGCTGATTTTGCTTGGTATTATCAGTTTCTTTAATCTTGGAACCGGTGAGGTGATTACTGCAGCACAACAAACAGCACCGGCTGTTTCAGGAATCAATGGCATTGTTTCACTTTCCGCTTTGGCATTCTGGTTGTTTATCGGAATTGAATTCGTGATTCCGATTGCCAAAGATTTAAAAAACCCTAAAAGAGATGTGACGTTGGCAATGGTTCTGGGTCTGGTTATTTTATTTGTGGTGCAATCATTGCTGGGAGTCGGCATGACTCATTATGTTACCTTGGAACAACTCGCCAGTGTACCACTTCCGCATATGTTGTTTGCCGAAAATTTACTGGGCGATTTTGGGATGTACTGGATGGGAATCGTCACGCTGCTGGCGGGAATCAGCACCGCTAATACAGTTTTAGGCAGTGTTACCAGAATATTATGCGGGATGGCTCAGGATGAAATGATGCCGAAGATTTTTGCGAAAAAAAATAAAAACAATACCCCGGTAGCCGGGTTGGTATTAATTTTCATCGGAAACTTCGTGCTGCTGGTAACCGGTTTTACGGAAAGTTCTGGACTCGCTAATATGCTCCTGGCCGCATCTTGTTTCTGGTTGACCTCGTATATCCTTGTCAATATTACGGTGCTGATTCTCAGGAAGCGCTATCCTGATGCTAAAGGGCGAAATAAAAAACTTGTGTTCTTTGGTATTCCCCAAATTATCTGTATTGTTGGTGATGTTTTTATGATCTGGCATATTGCCGAAGGTGACGCTAGAATTCTGATTTATAAAATATTCTTTGGTTTATTTGCTGCTTTAATCGTTTATGCGGTGGGCTGGGTTAAATTTATTAAAAAGATGCCGATGTTTAAAACCGCCGACATCAACGAATTGAATCTGCAATCAGAAGAAGCGGAACAGTCAATCAGGATTATTGATCCATCTCTGGCTTAA
- a CDS encoding helix-turn-helix domain-containing protein — translation MNSNQNNFIVSPKQPYFVMATSRYYKAVVMNYGISHFYCFNNDIIGNSMIAVPDGCIDILFCCDEKEPYANICGTVLQPRVIPNKRNYYFGIRFLPGLTLTAKQTVMSDFVENEIPFLEVIEDQELFEKITTSRDFNYQIQEFMKMYMVLYQKSLASDKHLDLKNFMLKRINETAGQIKVNELAEQAGYSVRYINKVFTKEFGLPPKVFCKLMRFQYLLSNLNNFDKNIFDANLAQLSIELGYYDQSHMIRDFYELTNTTPGKYIHSLKEKEYNKRLIVL, via the coding sequence ATGAACTCAAATCAGAATAATTTTATTGTTAGTCCAAAGCAACCTTATTTTGTGATGGCAACCTCCCGTTATTACAAAGCGGTGGTCATGAACTATGGCATTTCTCATTTTTATTGTTTTAACAATGATATAATTGGCAATTCGATGATTGCAGTACCGGATGGGTGTATTGATATTTTATTTTGTTGTGATGAGAAAGAACCGTACGCAAATATTTGCGGCACCGTTCTTCAGCCCAGAGTGATCCCCAATAAACGCAATTATTATTTCGGAATTCGCTTTTTACCGGGGCTGACGCTAACTGCCAAGCAAACGGTGATGTCAGATTTTGTCGAAAATGAAATTCCCTTTCTGGAAGTGATTGAAGATCAGGAATTATTTGAAAAAATCACCACCAGCCGAGATTTTAATTATCAAATTCAGGAATTTATGAAGATGTATATGGTTTTATATCAAAAATCGCTGGCTAGTGATAAACATCTGGATTTGAAAAATTTCATGCTAAAAAGAATAAACGAAACAGCTGGACAGATTAAAGTGAATGAATTGGCAGAACAGGCGGGTTATTCGGTCCGTTATATTAATAAGGTATTTACTAAAGAATTTGGATTACCACCAAAAGTTTTTTGTAAATTGATGCGTTTTCAGTATTTGCTGAGTAATTTAAATAATTTTGATAAAAATATTTTTGATGCGAATCTGGCGCAACTTTCAATTGAACTGGGTTATTATGATCAATCCCACATGATTCGGGACTTTTATGAATTGACCAATACGACCCCGGGCAAATATATCCACTCGTTAAAAGAAAAAGAGTACAATAAACGATTAATCGTATTATAA
- a CDS encoding Rid family hydrolase — MELERINYASGAPLEEKAGYSRMVKVGPFIYIGGTTSVQPDGSVYGENDPYAQTKYVLEKHVDLLKRAGAQKEDVIRIKVYTTDMKYGQAIAKAYTEIFKFIKPLFTMVGTPMLNRPTQLVEIETDAVMGTTLVAE, encoded by the coding sequence ATGGAATTAGAACGAATAAACTATGCTTCGGGAGCGCCGTTGGAAGAAAAAGCAGGTTATTCCCGAATGGTTAAAGTCGGACCATTTATCTATATTGGCGGAACAACTTCGGTGCAGCCGGATGGGAGTGTGTATGGTGAAAATGATCCTTATGCCCAAACAAAATATGTTCTGGAAAAACATGTCGATTTGCTTAAACGGGCGGGCGCTCAAAAAGAAGATGTGATCCGGATCAAAGTTTATACCACTGATATGAAATATGGACAAGCGATTGCAAAGGCTTATACCGAAATTTTCAAATTCATAAAACCACTTTTTACCATGGTCGGAACGCCGATGTTGAATCGTCCGACGCAGTTAGTGGAAATTGAAACTGATGCGGTTATGGGAACCACTTTAGTCGCAGAATAA
- a CDS encoding NAD(P)/FAD-dependent oxidoreductase: MKNNADVIIIGSGVIGNATAYYLAKKGCSVIVLEKSDSIGNGGSSRNGGGVRQSGRDKRELPLAMYGIKNIWPTLSEELGMDVEYYQEGNLRLGKTDAHLKVLTGLTNSAVAGGLDVKMISGNEARDICPYLSEEVNGASWCPTDGHANPMLTTLAYYRKARQLGVRFITGEAVVEIKKIRGKARQVITENNCYEGETIILTAGYNSRVLASQLGIDIPMTQALLETLVTEAQPPMFYQMLGTAAADFYGHQSTHGSFVFGGSSGFEGVNKDNGTPSNSSITAPCICRGIMKYFPILEDVKIVRTWAGWMDVCADLVPVISPVEEVPGLIIGAAFSGHGFGISPTVGLMLAEMATDKTTTLDMSAFRYDRFKAKI; the protein is encoded by the coding sequence ATGAAAAATAATGCTGACGTAATTATTATTGGTAGTGGGGTGATTGGCAATGCGACCGCCTATTATCTTGCTAAAAAAGGCTGTTCGGTTATTGTCCTGGAAAAAAGTGATAGTATTGGAAACGGCGGTTCATCCAGAAATGGTGGCGGGGTCAGACAATCGGGTCGGGATAAACGCGAATTGCCGTTGGCGATGTATGGCATTAAAAATATCTGGCCGACGCTGTCGGAAGAACTGGGTATGGATGTTGAATATTATCAGGAAGGAAATTTACGACTAGGTAAAACCGACGCTCATTTAAAGGTTTTAACGGGTCTGACGAATAGTGCTGTCGCGGGCGGGTTGGATGTAAAAATGATATCGGGCAATGAAGCCCGGGACATTTGCCCGTATCTTTCGGAAGAAGTTAATGGGGCCAGTTGGTGTCCAACTGACGGTCACGCCAATCCGATGCTGACAACCTTGGCTTATTACCGGAAAGCCCGACAATTAGGGGTTCGTTTTATTACCGGTGAAGCGGTGGTGGAAATTAAAAAAATTCGAGGCAAAGCCCGACAAGTGATTACTGAAAACAATTGTTACGAAGGAGAAACGATTATTCTGACGGCCGGATATAACAGCCGGGTGTTGGCATCGCAATTGGGGATTGATATTCCGATGACTCAGGCGTTGCTGGAAACACTGGTAACGGAAGCCCAGCCACCGATGTTTTATCAGATGCTGGGCACCGCCGCGGCCGATTTTTATGGTCACCAAAGCACCCATGGTTCATTTGTTTTTGGTGGTTCATCGGGATTTGAAGGGGTCAACAAGGACAATGGGACACCGTCTAACTCGAGTATTACCGCACCTTGTATCTGTCGTGGAATTATGAAATATTTTCCAATTCTTGAAGATGTCAAGATTGTCAGAACCTGGGCCGGGTGGATGGATGTTTGTGCCGATCTGGTACCGGTCATCAGTCCTGTTGAAGAAGTCCCCGGACTGATTATTGGAGCCGCTTTTTCAGGTCATGGTTTTGGCATCTCGCCAACGGTGGGGTTGATGTTAGCGGAAATGGCTACCGACAAAACGACAACGCTTGACATGAGCGCTTTTCGATATGATCGTTTTAAAGCAAAAATTTAA
- a CDS encoding (2Fe-2S)-binding protein: MTKLNDRSRDIGEYLPMKDDNQIICRCEEITKGEIRKAVHEGMFTLTEIRRYLRTGMGLCQGQTCGRLIKGIVAKELKISPLELEPAMSRAPMRPLEMKILGNEKG; encoded by the coding sequence ATGACTAAACTAAATGATCGATCGCGGGATATCGGCGAGTACCTTCCCATGAAGGATGACAACCAGATTATCTGTCGCTGTGAAGAAATTACAAAAGGTGAAATAAGAAAAGCTGTTCATGAAGGGATGTTTACATTAACGGAAATCAGACGTTATTTAAGAACCGGCATGGGTCTCTGTCAGGGCCAGACATGCGGACGTTTGATCAAAGGAATTGTGGCGAAGGAACTGAAGATATCACCGCTGGAACTGGAACCGGCGATGTCCCGGGCCCCGATGAGACCGCTTGAAATGAAGATTCTGGGGAATGAAAAAGGATGA
- a CDS encoding FAD-dependent oxidoreductase, with protein sequence MKRYDVIVVGAGPAGLSAAIEAAKRGLKVIVFDENAKPGGQLFKQIHKFFGSKEHKAKIRGFKIGEELLNEAEAAGVEVVLNAAVVGLYLDKEVLVQNNDAVVHYKGDVIIVATGASENMITFEGWTLPGVIGAGAAQTLMNLHSIKPGKKVLMLGTGNVGLVVSYQLMQAGCDVVALVDAAPRIGGYGVHAAKVARCGVPFYLSHTIIKAHGSDCVTGVTIGQVDGNWNIVPGSEKDFEVDTICLAVGLSPMSQLLKMAGCEMAENPAKGGYVPICDHYGETSIPGVFVAGDVSGIEEASSAMIEGRIAGVAAAHHLGYIEQPELVEKSQALEQALMSLRAGMFSPENKGKEVNETEEGYRVSTNLLTKGYLTNEEVLTYPGVTQKTGVHPVIECSQNIPCNPCQDACPKKCITIGDKITALPVVAEDKSCTGCGLCVAACSGQSIFLVNEDQADGTAAVTIPYEFYPLPEKGLKGIALDRSGKQICEAEVIELKNVTAFDHTSLLTMKVPLEMSMKARFFKQV encoded by the coding sequence ATGAAAAGATATGATGTAATAGTAGTCGGTGCCGGTCCGGCCGGACTATCAGCCGCAATTGAAGCGGCTAAAAGAGGACTCAAAGTTATTGTTTTTGACGAAAATGCCAAACCCGGAGGACAATTATTTAAGCAGATCCATAAATTTTTCGGATCAAAAGAACATAAAGCCAAAATCCGGGGTTTTAAAATAGGTGAAGAGTTGCTAAATGAAGCCGAAGCGGCCGGGGTCGAAGTTGTGCTTAATGCCGCCGTGGTGGGTTTGTATCTGGACAAAGAGGTTTTGGTACAAAATAACGATGCGGTGGTTCATTATAAAGGGGATGTGATTATTGTCGCCACCGGTGCTTCGGAAAACATGATCACCTTTGAAGGGTGGACCTTACCGGGGGTTATTGGCGCCGGTGCTGCCCAGACTTTGATGAATCTGCATAGCATCAAACCGGGGAAAAAAGTTTTGATGCTGGGGACTGGGAATGTTGGTTTGGTAGTAAGTTATCAGCTTATGCAAGCAGGGTGTGACGTGGTGGCATTAGTTGATGCCGCGCCTAGAATTGGCGGTTATGGCGTTCATGCGGCTAAGGTTGCCCGCTGCGGGGTCCCTTTTTATTTATCCCATACCATCATCAAGGCTCATGGCAGCGATTGTGTCACCGGAGTAACTATTGGTCAGGTTGATGGCAATTGGAATATTGTTCCCGGTTCAGAAAAAGATTTTGAGGTTGATACAATCTGTTTGGCGGTAGGGTTGTCACCGATGTCGCAACTGCTAAAAATGGCCGGTTGCGAAATGGCTGAGAATCCTGCTAAAGGCGGGTATGTGCCAATTTGCGATCATTACGGCGAGACATCGATTCCGGGTGTTTTTGTGGCCGGAGACGTGTCCGGGATTGAAGAAGCCAGCTCGGCGATGATTGAAGGGCGAATAGCCGGAGTAGCGGCAGCTCATCATCTTGGTTATATTGAGCAACCCGAACTGGTCGAGAAATCGCAAGCGCTGGAGCAGGCTTTAATGAGTTTGCGCGCGGGGATGTTTAGTCCTGAAAATAAAGGTAAAGAAGTCAATGAAACGGAAGAAGGTTATCGGGTTTCAACTAATTTGTTGACCAAAGGTTATTTAACCAACGAAGAAGTGTTAACTTATCCGGGGGTGACCCAAAAGACCGGGGTTCATCCGGTGATTGAGTGCTCTCAAAACATTCCTTGTAATCCCTGTCAGGATGCTTGTCCTAAAAAATGTATCACCATCGGGGATAAGATTACCGCACTGCCGGTAGTAGCCGAAGATAAAAGCTGCACTGGTTGCGGTCTATGCGTGGCCGCTTGTTCGGGTCAATCGATCTTTCTGGTTAATGAAGATCAGGCAGATGGAACAGCAGCAGTGACGATTCCTTATGAATTTTATCCATTGCCGGAAAAAGGCCTGAAGGGGATTGCTTTGGATCGCAGCGGGAAACAGATATGCGAAGCAGAAGTGATCGAGTTAAAAAATGTGACAGCTTTTGATCACACCAGTTTGCTGACAATGAAGGTTCCTCTGGAAATGAGCATGAAGGCTCGTTTTTTCAAACAAGTGTAG
- a CDS encoding (2Fe-2S)-binding protein, giving the protein MRIKEHPILGESHKGQLVTFYFDGKPMEGYESEPIAVALRAAGVMVHRHTQKTDAPRGIFCAIGRCTDCVMVVDGKANVRTCVTPLVAGMKVQTQYGVSAKQ; this is encoded by the coding sequence ATGCGAATTAAAGAACACCCGATTTTGGGTGAAAGTCATAAAGGTCAATTGGTTACGTTCTACTTTGATGGAAAACCAATGGAAGGTTATGAATCTGAACCGATTGCGGTGGCGTTAAGAGCGGCTGGGGTGATGGTTCATCGGCATACGCAAAAAACTGATGCGCCGCGCGGGATATTTTGTGCGATTGGAAGATGCACCGATTGTGTGATGGTGGTTGATGGCAAGGCGAATGTGCGAACCTGCGTCACACCATTGGTTGCGGGGATGAAAGTTCAAACCCAATATGGAGTATCAGCAAAACAGTAA